A genome region from Nocardia sp. NBC_00565 includes the following:
- a CDS encoding glycerate kinase, with amino-acid sequence MTSAPRVVLAPDKFKGSLTAPQVAAALARGITEAWPEAEIQRVPVADGGDGTVDAFVAAGWDRIEIDTPGPTGAPGTAAYAVHGTTAVIELAAAVGLTKLPGGQPDPLGAHTYGLGVVIAHALDRGVTDIVLGLGGSASTDGGAGMLRALGARILDHSGNEIPLGGGALAHAAQLDRTGLHPAIATAQFTLACDVDNPLLGSTGAVAVYAPQKGAISADLPILEAALTNWARIVAPEFAEVPGAGAAGGTGFGALAVLGAQVRSGIDVVLELLDFPTLLDGAALVVTGEGALDSQSLHGKAPVGVGAVARKAGVPVIVAAGRILLTPQQIRAAGFAAGYALADLESDPDRSMAHAATLLEQIGARIADDQRRP; translated from the coding sequence ATGACGTCCGCGCCCCGGGTGGTGCTCGCCCCGGACAAGTTCAAGGGCTCGCTGACCGCACCGCAGGTGGCGGCGGCGCTGGCTCGTGGCATTACCGAGGCGTGGCCGGAGGCCGAGATCCAGCGGGTGCCGGTCGCGGATGGCGGCGACGGAACCGTTGACGCGTTCGTCGCCGCGGGGTGGGATCGGATCGAAATCGATACCCCGGGGCCGACCGGCGCACCCGGCACCGCGGCCTACGCAGTGCACGGAACTACCGCGGTAATCGAGTTGGCCGCGGCCGTCGGACTGACGAAACTGCCAGGGGGACAACCAGACCCGCTCGGAGCACACACCTATGGCCTCGGCGTCGTTATCGCGCACGCATTGGATCGCGGCGTCACCGATATCGTCCTCGGCCTCGGCGGTAGCGCCTCCACCGACGGCGGCGCAGGCATGCTGCGCGCCCTCGGCGCCCGCATCCTCGACCACAGCGGCAACGAAATCCCGCTGGGCGGTGGCGCATTGGCCCACGCCGCCCAACTCGACCGCACCGGTCTGCACCCCGCTATCGCCACGGCACAATTCACGCTCGCCTGCGATGTCGACAACCCGCTGCTCGGCTCGACCGGTGCGGTCGCGGTCTACGCGCCGCAGAAAGGCGCGATATCGGCGGACCTACCGATTCTCGAAGCGGCACTGACGAATTGGGCGCGAATCGTCGCACCGGAATTCGCGGAGGTGCCCGGGGCGGGTGCTGCGGGTGGCACCGGTTTCGGCGCGCTGGCGGTACTCGGCGCACAGGTCCGCAGCGGCATCGACGTCGTACTCGAACTCCTCGATTTCCCGACGCTTCTCGACGGGGCCGCACTGGTCGTGACGGGTGAGGGCGCACTCGATTCGCAGAGCTTGCACGGTAAGGCCCCGGTTGGCGTCGGTGCGGTCGCGCGCAAGGCGGGCGTCCCCGTCATCGTCGCGGCCGGTCGCATTCTCCTTACCCCGCAACAGATCCGGGCCGCGGGCTTCGCCGCCGGCTACGCCCTGGCCGATCTCGAATCGGACCCGGACCGGTCGATGGCGCATGCGGCGACGCTGCTCGAGCAGATCGGTGCGCGGATCGCCGACGATCAGCGGCGACCTTAG
- a CDS encoding winged helix-turn-helix transcriptional regulator: MGSDAVHSDVCGMSVAIDVVGGKWKLHLMWVLSAGPQRFGQIRKLLTGVSEKVLTENLRHLEASGVVHREVFPEVPPRVEYSLTPLGEELEVALRPLEAWGDKNRDELLGNLLAAAG; this comes from the coding sequence ATGGGCAGTGATGCAGTTCACAGCGATGTGTGTGGCATGTCGGTGGCGATCGACGTCGTCGGCGGCAAATGGAAGCTGCATCTAATGTGGGTCCTCAGCGCGGGCCCGCAGCGCTTCGGCCAGATCCGCAAGCTGCTCACCGGTGTCAGCGAAAAGGTCCTCACCGAAAACCTGCGCCACCTCGAAGCCAGCGGCGTGGTCCACCGCGAGGTCTTCCCCGAAGTCCCCCCGCGCGTCGAATACTCCCTCACCCCCCTCGGCGAAGAACTCGAAGTAGCCCTGCGGCCCCTCGAAGCCTGGGGCGATAAGAACCGCGACGAACTCCTCGGCAACCTCCTCGCCGCCGCGGGTTAG
- a CDS encoding NAD(P)-dependent oxidoreductase — MSEQTSPRSISVVGLGPMGQAMVRAFLDAGIEVTVWNRSSDKVDAMVELGAKRAATVAEALDANEVTVLSLTHYAAMYDVLGPATDRLPGKVIANLSSDSPEKAREGAAWVREQGAEFISGGVMSAGDNIAHPASYIFYSGPRAVFEAHAELLRPLSPQEYLGADDGLAQVFYQALLTIFHPWLLAFDQATAVIERSGHRVDQFVPFAVRSNAAFPYFMEQHSVANQNGGWATLASLKMMDAGAQHIIDASEEVGVDATFSHTAQAFWRRAVAASEDKGEAVSTYALMLGDRP; from the coding sequence ATGTCCGAGCAGACCAGCCCGCGTTCCATCTCCGTCGTCGGCCTCGGGCCGATGGGCCAGGCCATGGTCCGGGCGTTTCTGGACGCCGGTATCGAGGTGACAGTGTGGAACCGCAGCTCCGACAAGGTCGACGCCATGGTCGAACTCGGCGCGAAGCGCGCCGCCACGGTCGCCGAGGCACTGGACGCCAACGAGGTCACCGTGCTGAGCCTCACCCACTATGCCGCCATGTACGACGTGCTCGGGCCGGCGACCGACCGCTTGCCGGGAAAGGTGATCGCCAACCTGTCTTCGGATTCCCCGGAAAAGGCCCGCGAGGGTGCGGCTTGGGTTCGCGAGCAGGGTGCGGAGTTCATCTCCGGCGGCGTCATGTCGGCGGGTGACAATATCGCGCACCCCGCGTCCTACATCTTCTACAGCGGTCCGCGCGCGGTCTTCGAAGCGCACGCAGAACTGCTGCGCCCGCTGAGCCCACAGGAGTACCTCGGCGCGGACGATGGTCTCGCGCAGGTCTTCTACCAGGCCCTACTCACTATCTTCCATCCCTGGCTGCTGGCCTTCGACCAGGCGACCGCGGTCATCGAGCGCTCCGGGCACCGCGTCGACCAGTTCGTCCCGTTCGCCGTCCGCTCCAATGCCGCGTTCCCCTACTTCATGGAGCAGCATTCGGTCGCCAACCAGAACGGCGGCTGGGCTACCTTGGCAAGTCTCAAAATGATGGATGCCGGTGCACAGCACATCATCGACGCCAGCGAGGAGGTCGGCGTCGACGCAACGTTCTCGCACACCGCACAAGCGTTCTGGCGCAGGGCCGTTGCGGCCAGCGAGGACAAGGGTGAGGCGGTGTCCACCTACGCGTTGATGCTCGGCGACCGTCCGTGA
- a CDS encoding nitroreductase/quinone reductase family protein — MNASTRYIGPTGIDPIMNKIFNWLPRLGISVMGSRLLAVRGRKSGEWRSTMVNLLVDADGARYLVAPRGHTQWVRNLRVAGDGELRLGRKVEAFTAAEVADVDKVPVLRLYLQKWGWEVGKFFEGVTKDATDEELAAIAPGFPVFRLA, encoded by the coding sequence ATGAACGCCAGCACTCGGTACATCGGTCCTACCGGCATCGACCCGATCATGAACAAGATCTTCAACTGGTTGCCTCGGCTGGGGATCAGTGTGATGGGGTCGCGACTGCTCGCGGTGCGCGGGCGTAAGAGTGGGGAGTGGCGGTCCACGATGGTGAATCTGCTGGTCGATGCGGATGGTGCTCGGTACCTGGTCGCGCCGCGTGGGCACACGCAGTGGGTGCGGAATCTGCGGGTCGCGGGGGACGGTGAGTTGCGGTTGGGGCGCAAGGTCGAGGCGTTCACCGCGGCCGAGGTCGCCGATGTGGACAAGGTGCCGGTGTTGCGCCTCTACCTGCAGAAGTGGGGCTGGGAGGTCGGCAAGTTCTTCGAGGGTGTCACCAAGGACGCCACCGACGAGGAGTTGGCCGCGATCGCGCCGGGCTTTCCGGTCTTCCGGCTCGCCTGA
- the aroQ gene encoding type II 3-dehydroquinate dehydratase, giving the protein MSTTGPILVLNGPNLNMLGTRQPEVYGSATLDDVVELCRQTAARYGREIDAFQSNSEGALIDRIHRARGVESGIVINPGGLTHTSVALRDALVIPELPIVEVHISNVHAREEFRHHSYISPIATAVVAGMGIQGYAAAIDFLAHRD; this is encoded by the coding sequence ATGTCGACAACTGGTCCGATCCTGGTTCTCAACGGCCCGAATCTCAATATGCTCGGCACCCGCCAGCCGGAGGTCTACGGGTCGGCCACGCTCGATGATGTCGTCGAGTTGTGCCGGCAGACCGCCGCCCGGTACGGCCGCGAGATCGATGCGTTCCAGTCGAATTCCGAAGGCGCGCTGATCGATCGGATCCACCGGGCGCGCGGCGTCGAGTCGGGCATTGTCATCAATCCCGGTGGGCTCACGCACACTTCGGTGGCGCTGCGTGACGCGCTGGTGATTCCGGAACTCCCGATCGTCGAGGTGCACATCAGCAATGTGCATGCGCGGGAGGAGTTTCGGCATCACTCCTACATTTCGCCGATCGCCACGGCGGTGGTCGCCGGGATGGGGATTCAGGGTTATGCCGCGGCGATCGATTTCCTGGCACACCGCGATTGA